GCGCGCTGGCGGAGTGGGTCACCGGCTTCGGCGACTGGGGCACGGCGGTCGTGGCGGTCTTCCTCATCGCCTCCAGCGCGGCGATCTGGAAGCTCTCGCGCCGCGAGGTCATCGACCACACGAACGTCAACGACAGCGACGAGGAGCCGGCCGGCGTGGTGACGACGGCGATCGCCGCGGTCACCCCTCCCCCGGCGGGCACGGTGACCGAGGACCTCACGGCCACGATCCCGGCCCCGGTCCCGACCGTCGCCCCGGAGCCCGCCGCTCCGCCGGCCGCCGTCTGAGCCCGCCGCACCCAGGAACGAAGGAATCACCGACATGAAGATCGACTGGGAAGCGCTGAGTTCCGTCTTCGGCGTCAGCCTCGTGGTCACCGTGGCCCTCGTGGCCCTGTTCACCCTCGGCATCATGGGCCTGTCCCGCCAGGAGCGGGCCACCGCCCAGGGCGGATCCGCGGCCCTCGCGGTCACCGGCGCCTACGCCTGCTTCGCGGCGTGCGCGGCGGCGGTGACGTACGGGATCTATCTGATCGTCGCCTGACGCGACGAGCGGACACCCCGTGGGGTGCGGGACGGTTCACCGTCCCGCACCCCACGTTTTTGTCGCGCCCGCAACCCCCCGTGTGTGGGCCTCAGCACACTCTCCCGTCCCAGGTCAACGGCAAGTTGACGGCCCTTCCGGGCCCGTGGTGGACTGCCGGGGCCATGTACGACGGCAGAAGAGGAAGCCGGTGGAAGTCCGGCGCGGTCCCGCCACTGTGACCGGGGTAGGTAGCCCCGGGAGCCAGGAACTCTCGTCGTCGGTCTCGTCGAACCAGGGCGTGGACACCCTGAGTGAGGACATATCGCCATGCTCGCCTGCCGTTTGAGATACCGCACCAGGTCGCTGTCCGACGCCACGGCCGGCTGAGCCGATGCGTGCCGATCGCGTCTTCGCGTACGGCGCCGCCGCCGGACTTCTCGGTGACCTGCTGCTCGGTGATCCACGCCGGGGGCATCCGGTCGCCGTGTTCGGGCGGGCCGCGGGTGCCGTGGAGCGGGTGTTGTGGCGGGACCACCGGGGGTGGGGGGCCCTGCACACCGCGGTGTGCGCCGGGGGCTCCGTCGCGCTCGGAGCCGTGGCGCAGAAGGCCGTACGTCCCTCCCCCGCCGCCTCCGTCGCGCTGACCGGTGCCGCCACCTGGGCCGTCGTGGGCGGCACTTCGCTCGTGCGCGAGGCACGCGCCATCGGGCGGGCCCTGGAAGCCGGGGACGTCGAGGCGGCGCGGGAGCGGCTGCCTCATCTGTGCGGGCGGGATCCGCAGGCCCTCGACGCCGACGGGATCGCCCGGGCCGTGGTCGAGTCCGTCGCCGAGAACACCTCCGACGCCGTCGTGGGGGCCCTGGTGTGGGGGGCCGTGGGTGGCGTGCCCGGGCTGCTCGGGTTCCGCGCCGTCAACACCCTTGACGCCATGGTCGGGCACAAGTCGCCGCGGCACCGGCGGTACGGCTGGGCCTCGGCGCGGCTCGACGACGTCGCCGGGTGGCCGGGGGCCCGGCTGACCGCCGTACTGGCCGCTGTCGCCGGGAGCGATCCACGGGGGGCGCTGCGGGCCTGGCGCGCCGACGCGGGCAAGCATCCGAGCCCCAACGCCGGGCCCGTGGAGGCCTCGTTCGCCGGGGCCCTGGGTGTGCGGCTCGGCGGGACCTTGTCGTACGCGGGGCGTGTCGAGCACCGGCCCGTGCTGAATCAGGAGGGGCGTTCCGTGGAGGTCCAGGACATCGAGCGGGCCGTACGGCTGTCCCGTCGCGTCGGTCTGCTCGCGCTCGGCGCCAGTGTCGCCGCGCGGGCCGCTCTCAAGGCGCGTGCGTCATGAGCGGCGGTGGGCTGCTCGTCGCCGGCACCACCTCCGACGCGGGCAAGAGTGTCGTCACCGCCGGGATCTGCCGGTGGCTGGTACGGCAGGGGGTCAAGGTCGCGCCCTTCAAGGCGCAGAACATGTCCCTCAATTCGTTCGTGACCCGCGAGGGTGCCGAGATCGGGCGGGCGCAGGCCATGCAGGCCCAGGCCTGCCGTGTCGAGCCGACCGCGCTCATGAATCCCGTGCTGCTGAAGCCGGGTGGCGAGCAGAGCAGTCAGGTCGTGCTGCTCGGCAAGCCGGTCGGTGAGCTCAGTGCGCGCGGCTACCACGGGGGCCGCCAGCAGCAGTTGCTCGGCACCGTGCTGGACTGCCTCGCCGAACTGCGGGGCACGTATGACGCGGTGATCTGTGAGGGGGCCGGCAGTCCTGCCGAGATCAATCTGCGGCGGACCGACATCGTCAACATGGGCATCGCCAGGAATGCCCGGCTCCCTGTCCTCGTCGTCGGCGACATCGACCGCGGGGGCGTCTTCGCCTCCTTCTTCGGGACCGTCGCGCTGCTCTCGCCGGAGGACCAGGCCCTCGTCGCCGGGTTCCTCGTGAACAAGTTCCGCGGCGATGTCAGCCTCCTGGAGCCCGGGCTCGACATGCTCCACGGCCTCACCAGACGCCATACGTACGGCGTGCTGCCCTTTCAGCACGGGCTCGGCATCGACGAGGAGGACGGGCTCCGGGTCTCCCTGCGAGGGACCGTACGGGAGTCGAACACGGCCCCGCCCGTCGGCGAGGACGTGCTGCGGGTCGCCGTCTGCGCGATCCCGCTCATGTCCAACTTCACCGACGTGGACGCCCTCGCCGCCGAACCGGGCGTCGTCGTACGGTTCGTGGACCGGCCGGAGGAACTGGCCGACGCCGACCTCGTGGTGATCCCCGGGACCCGGGGGACGGTCCGGGCCCTGGAGTGGCTGCGGGAGCGGGGACTGGCGCGGGCCATCGAGCGCAGGGTCGCCGAACAGCGGCCCGTCCTCGGCATCTGCGGCGGCTTCCAGATCCTCGGTGAACACATCGAGGACGAGGTCGAGAGCCGGCGGGGGCATGTCGAAGGGCTCGGCGTACTGCCCGTGCGGGTGCGGTTCGCCCGCGAGAAGACCCTCACCCGGCCGGAAGGCGAAGCCCTCGGCGAGCACGTCGCCGGGTACGAGATCCATCACGGGGTCGCCGACGTCAGTGGCGGCGAACCGTTCCTGGACGGCTGCCGGGTCGGCCAGACCTGGGGCACCCACTGGCACGGCTCGCTGGAGTCGGACGGCTTCCGGCGGGCCTTCCTGCGCGAGGTGGCCGCCGCCGCGGGCCGCCGCTTCGTACCGGCCCCCGACACGTCGTTCGCCGCGCTGCGCGAGGAGCAGCTCGACCGGCTCGGCGACCTCATCGAACAGCACGCGGACACCGACGCGCTGTGGCGGCTCATCGAGTCCGGCGCGCCGCAAGGACTGCCTTTCATTCCACCGGGAGCGCCTGCATGAGCACTGTGTTGTTGTTGTCGACCGCCGACACGGACCTGCTGGCGGCCCGTGCCGCTTCCGGTGCCGACTACCGGATCGGCAACCCGACCCGCGTGGACGTCGCCGAGGAGCTGCCCGCGCTCGTCGAGGGCGCCGACATCGCCGTCGTACGGCTGCTCGGCGGCAAGCGCGCCTGGGAGGACGGGCTGGCCGCGCTGAAGGCCGCCGGGATCCCGACCGTGCTGCTGGGCGGCGAGACCGTTCCGGACGCCGAGTTGATGGCCGAGTCCTCGGTGCCGGCCGGTGTCGTGGCCGAGGCGCTCCGATACCTCGTCGAGGGCGGGCCCGCCAACCTGACCGAGCTGGCCCGGTTCCTGTCCGACACCGTCCTGCTGACCGGCGAGGGGTTCGACGAGCCGCAGAAGATGCCGGAGTACGGCGTCCACGGCGAACGGACCTACGTGGAAGGCCGCCCGACCATCGGCGTGCTCTTCTACCGGGCCCATGAACTCAGCGGCA
Above is a window of Streptomyces sp. NBC_00490 DNA encoding:
- a CDS encoding cobalamin biosynthesis protein, whose translation is MRADRVFAYGAAAGLLGDLLLGDPRRGHPVAVFGRAAGAVERVLWRDHRGWGALHTAVCAGGSVALGAVAQKAVRPSPAASVALTGAATWAVVGGTSLVREARAIGRALEAGDVEAARERLPHLCGRDPQALDADGIARAVVESVAENTSDAVVGALVWGAVGGVPGLLGFRAVNTLDAMVGHKSPRHRRYGWASARLDDVAGWPGARLTAVLAAVAGSDPRGALRAWRADAGKHPSPNAGPVEASFAGALGVRLGGTLSYAGRVEHRPVLNQEGRSVEVQDIERAVRLSRRVGLLALGASVAARAALKARAS
- a CDS encoding cobyric acid synthase: MSGGGLLVAGTTSDAGKSVVTAGICRWLVRQGVKVAPFKAQNMSLNSFVTREGAEIGRAQAMQAQACRVEPTALMNPVLLKPGGEQSSQVVLLGKPVGELSARGYHGGRQQQLLGTVLDCLAELRGTYDAVICEGAGSPAEINLRRTDIVNMGIARNARLPVLVVGDIDRGGVFASFFGTVALLSPEDQALVAGFLVNKFRGDVSLLEPGLDMLHGLTRRHTYGVLPFQHGLGIDEEDGLRVSLRGTVRESNTAPPVGEDVLRVAVCAIPLMSNFTDVDALAAEPGVVVRFVDRPEELADADLVVIPGTRGTVRALEWLRERGLARAIERRVAEQRPVLGICGGFQILGEHIEDEVESRRGHVEGLGVLPVRVRFAREKTLTRPEGEALGEHVAGYEIHHGVADVSGGEPFLDGCRVGQTWGTHWHGSLESDGFRRAFLREVAAAAGRRFVPAPDTSFAALREEQLDRLGDLIEQHADTDALWRLIESGAPQGLPFIPPGAPA